One Rhipicephalus microplus isolate Deutch F79 unplaced genomic scaffold, USDA_Rmic scaffold_12, whole genome shotgun sequence DNA segment encodes these proteins:
- the LOC142783795 gene encoding uncharacterized protein LOC142783795 isoform X1, which translates to MYAAAVIAADTGVLATSGSIRCTSPTQAEEFAIALALAIPDFRTALSDSKTAIVNFATNNVHGTTARVCSTIARPETNITVKWFPAHAGELDVGPNRNEEADTEAHALTSRGSLSTHSSEPQRPDAEDGECFITTYADVLQWYRTSRRLYPPPHRDLQCREAATLRQLQVQATWTPVWAKHVCTEVYTTDVCQHCKKARATQRHLWDCAAPPGNQEVMPTAISSKIISREPGNQKDVVQHVLSILERQWPKAAPPRD; encoded by the coding sequence atgtacgcagcagcagtcatcgcagcagacactggagtactcgcaacgtcgggaagcatacggtgcacgtcgcccacgcaagccgaggagtttgcaatcgcactggcactagCGATCCCGGATTTCCGCACGGCCCTCAGCGACTCGAAGACTGCAATAgtcaactttgctacaaacaacgtccatggaaccactgcaagagtatgttcaactatagcaaggccggaaaccaacattaccgtcaagtggttccctgcgcacgccggggagctggacgtgggcccgaaccgcaacgaggaagcagatacggaggcacacgcgctaactagccgtgggtctctgtcaacgcattcctcggagccgcaacgacccgatgccgaagacggagagtgttttatcacaacctacgccgacgttctgcagtggtacagaacaagcagacgcctctacccaccgcctcatcGAGACCTACAatgcagagaagcagccacactacggcagttgcaagtacaagccacatggacccccgtctgggcaaagcacgtttgcacggaggtttacactactgatgtatgccaacactgcaagaaggcgcgagccacccagagacacctctgggactgtgcagcaccgccgggtaaccaagaagtaatgccaactgccataagcagcaaaatcatcagtcgagagccaggcaaccaaaaagacgtggtccagcacgtgcttagcatcctggaacgccagtggccgaaagcggcgcccccacgggattga
- the LOC142783795 gene encoding uncharacterized protein LOC142783795 isoform X2 has translation MNYNRNQQRPGNVINEAQAVNPQAANRNPLNHVAEAKDNTIQSLRNENAQLKRCIAEQRAQMQEMNVKLNELVNAQQQQQQVTAQQVQQQQVVAADSTKTPNANGKQHTRPWRYKPQFLRKLTAQNPKRSTLLGQANRHPRSERSNTHVNEESTLGWTA, from the coding sequence ATGAATTACAACCGCAACCAGCAGCGACCGGGCAACGTGATAAATGAGGCCCAGGCAGTCAACCCGCAAGCAGCGAACCGCAATCCGCTCAACCATGTAGCTGAAGCGAAGGACAACACCATCCAGTCACTACGCAATGAAAATGCCCAGCTCAAGCGATGCATCGCTGAACAGAGAGCTCAAATGCAAGAGATGAACGTTAAGTTGAACGAACTCGTCAatgcacagcagcagcagcaacaggtgACTGCTCAACAGgtgcagcagcaacaggtcgTCGCTGCAGATTCAACCAAGACCCCCAACGCCAACGGAAAACAACACACTCGGCCATGGAGGTACAAGCCCCAGTTCCTACGGAAGCTAACAGCGCAGAACCCGAAACGATCGACGTTGCTAGGACAAGCGAACCGGCACCCAAGAAGCGAGCGCTcgaatacgcacgtgaacgaagaGTCAACGCTAGGCTGGACAGCCTAG